A region of Huiozyma naganishii CBS 8797 chromosome 12, complete genome DNA encodes the following proteins:
- the KNAG0L00100 gene encoding mannoprotein, producing MHYHSTGELLLLFASLLKIVAALTVTEDTTLTGDQTFSEAVTIEDGATLTLKEGSVYKFENDLSVHGGLVLDNRNVDGTVSFNRESSLNVTGSFELAVSNDVDMFFTSFYNSGSIYVKGSAVVQPAVTFEGLEVFINDGTIDAGSLDEGPAHSAIAFGDAFDPKKTPFINNGKVVVSGTEKFIEGNVVYLLAGNAVSFYAPVEGTGSVEVTNSYIGLNAETKCRRP from the coding sequence ATGCACTACCACAGCACAGGGGAACTGCTTCTTTTATTTGCGTCGCTTCTGAAAATTGTCGCAGCACTTACCGTGACCGAGGACACGACCCTTACTGGCGACCAAACCTTTAGCGAGGCCGTAACCATCGAGGACGGCGCCACCTTAACACTGAAAGAAGGTTCTGTTTACAAGTTTGAGAACGACCTGAGCGTTCATGGCGGTCTTGTCTTAGACAATCGCAATGTTGACGGCACTGTCTCTTTCAACAGGGAGAGTTCCCTAAACGTTACTGGGTCCTTCGAATTGGCCGTTTCAAACGATGTTGATATGTTCTTCACTAGCTTCTATAACTCCGGATCAATTTACGTCAAAGGTTCCGCAGTGGTTCAGCCCGCCGTCACTTTCGAAGGTTTGGAAGTTTTTATCAACGATGGTACTATCGACGCAGGGAGTCTTGACGAAGGACCTGCACATTCAGCTATTGCTTTTGGTGACGCTTTTgacccaaaaaaaacaccATTCATCAACAATGGGAAGGTGGTCGTAAGTGGGACAGAAAAATTCATCGAAGGCAACGTTGTTTACTTGCTTGCAGGGAACGCGGTAAGTTTTTATGCCCCCGTCGAGGGGACTGGAAGTGTGGAGGTGACCAACTCATATATTGGTCTAAATGCTGAAACAAAATGCCGGCGGCCCTGA
- the KNAG0L00110 gene encoding amino acid permease (similar to Saccharomyces cerevisiae AGP3 (YFL055W)) encodes MPSEDAIVSTQVSLHDKSSNSSRSSSSNNDNSKVKAVYSTHSVLEGVHSLESIESASFDPESNIREDLKRDLSPRHINMISIAGVIGTGLYLSTSKSLHVGGPASLFMNYSIFGGVVYLTMMCLGEMSTYMPISGSFCSYAKKFGSESFACALMWNYWFNDAVSVASDLTALQLVLDYWKTKDHHFPYWAASLLFWVFVLLLNVISVRLYGEAEYWLALLKVIAIIIFFILSIVVNVGHNPEHKYIGFHNWNHGDAPFVNGFKGFASLFVSASFAYGGTESITLTNGEATNPVRNTPKVIKTVFWRILIFYVFSAFFIAMNVPYDYPGLATKSVMTSPFTIVFQMAGSKGAGSFMNAVIMTSVISACNHALFAGSRVMYNMSLDGYLPKWVTKTNRYKAPYVAVAITWAVGGLCFGASFIGAGTVWIWLQNIVGVSNQIAWLCIAITSIRFRRGLELQGKTHELKFKNWTYPWGPYFLVVFVSFVILIQGWSAFDPWSTSNFFSVYLELFVFPACYLIWWLYKRDKFIKYEDMDFVTDKYIPSKKVNELNERLDNLKGWPKWRQYMSDYFF; translated from the coding sequence ATGCCGTCTGAGGATGCTATTGTAAGCACGCAAGTGTCGCTGCACGACaagagcagcaacagcagtcgcagcagcagcagcaataATGATAATAGTAAAGTCAAGGCCGTTTACTCGACGCACTCTGTGCTTGAGGGCGTGCACTCGCTCGAGAGCATCGAGTCGGCCAGTTTCGACCCGGAGTCCAATATCAGAGAGGACTTGAAGAGGGATCTCTCGCCCAGACACATCAACATGATCTCCATTGCCGGTGTCATTGGTACCGGGTTGTACCTGTCGACGTCGAAGTCTCTGCACGTCGGTGGGCCAGCGTCGCTGTTCATGAATTACAGTATCTTCGGTGGTGTCGTGTACTTGACCATGATGTGTCTCGGGGAGATGTCTACGTACATGCCCATCAGTGGGTCCTTCTGCTCGTACGCAAAGAAGTTCGGATCCGAGTCGTTTGCGTGCGCCCTGATGTGGAACTACTGGTTCAACGACGCAGTGTCCGTCGCTTCGGACCTGACCGCGCTGCAATTGGTCCTTGACTACTGGAAGACAAAGGACCACCATTTCCCCTACTGGGCAGCGTCCCTACTCTTCTGGGTGTTTGTCCTCCTGTTGAATGTCATTTCGGTGAGACTGTACGGGGAGGCAGAGTATTGGTTGGCCCTTCTGAAAGTGATCgccatcatcatcttcttcatcttgtcCATCGTCGTCAACGTTGGGCACAACCCTGAACACAAGTACATCGGATTCCACAATTGGAACCACGGAGACGCACCGTTCGTGAATGGCTTTAAGGGGTTCGCATCCTTGTTTGTCAGTGCGTCGTTTGCCTACGGTGGGACAGAGTCCATCACTTTGACGAACGGTGAAGCGACAAACCCAGTGAGGAACACCCCAAAAGTGATCAAAACGGTCTTCTGGAGAATCCTAATCTTCTACGTCTTCTCCGCATTCTTCATCGCCATGAATGTGCCCTACGACTACCCAGGCCTAGCGACCAAATCCGTCATGACTTCACCCTTTACGATCGTCTTCCAAATGGCAGGTTCAAAGGGCGCAGGGTCCTTTATGAACGCTGTGATCATGACTAGTGTCATCAGTGCGTGCAACCACGCACTGTTTGCTGGTTCACGTGTCATGTACAACATGAGTCTCGACGGATACTTGCCCAAGTGGGTAACGAAGACGAATAGATACAAGGCCCCTTACGTTGCAGTGGCAATCACTTGGGCGGTAGGTGGGTTGTGCTTTGGAGCCAGCTTTATTGGCGCAGGGACGGTTTGGATTTGGCTGCAGAATATTGTTGGTGTCTCCAACCAGATTGCGTGGCTGTGCATCGCCATCACATCCATCAGATTCAGAAGGGGACTCGAGCTTCAGGGGAAAACGCACGAgttgaagttcaaaaactggacGTACCCATGGGGACCTTACTTTTTGGTGGTTTTCGTATCGTTTGTTATCTTAATTCAAGGATGGTCTGCTTTCGACCCATGGAGCACTTcgaatttcttttctgtttaCTTGGAACTGTTCGTGTTCCCAGCTTGCTACTTGATTTGGTGGCTGTACAAGAGGGACAAGTTTATCAAGTACGAAGATATGGATTTTGTCACAGATAAGTATATCCCAAGTAAAAAAGTCAACGAGTTGAACGAAAGGTTGGATAATTTGAAGGGCTGGCCTAAATGGAGACAGTACATGAGTGACTATTTTTTCTGA
- the KNAG0L00120 gene encoding uncharacterized protein (similar to Saccharomyces cerevisiae EMP47 (YFL048C) and EMP46 (YLR080W); ancestral locus Anc_8.2) — protein MLLYIQQLTDAQRRGRITTWHASDTRCSRRVVRVHGFPCTAPGGSVCSCGRVVSPGRAEHEESPPGWLMQDKVQWREGRWVLTQRSGSAGSVWSPQLPLSALGEHSGAFTTEWTIRDTGGSEESFSGAMALWVVKDTGADMSHNDKKLYNGPAKFEGLQLVLDSSGPYGDSLRAQLNDGSEELTSESVSERQFASCLLQYQGASVPSTVRLSYNPADGHLLKVQVDNRVCFQTRKVKLWDATSQGQLRLGVTAVTPKDTTTGESLELLKWQTFRGMIAQSYIPNAKAMGQPAVVRKTINSQTGEESVRLRDILETRHGEVNNYELFKKLDRLEGKILANDLLQLDSRLDEIARVQAAVSAYVAHLRDVLETRHAGATPPTADFSQFTKVNEKLLQLLEEQDKIRTLAKQHEGGAVTNVHTTLAAWLVPFAAIMLGLAYYTFTIRQEIAKGKML, from the coding sequence ATGTTACTCTATATTCAACAGTTAACAGATGCACAGAGGAGGGGCAGGATCACCACTTGGCATGCTTCTGATACACGGTGTAGTCGCAGGGTTGTTCGGGTGCATGGTTTCCCTTGCACTGCCCCTGGGGGATCAGTCTGCTCTTGTGGAAGAGTGGTCTCTCCCGGACGTGCTGAACACGAAGAGTCTCCCCCCGGTTGGCTGATGCAGGACAAAGTACAATGGAGGGAGGGCCGTTGGGTGCTGACGCAGAGGAGTGGATCTGCAGGGTCCGTATGGTCCCCACAACTACCGCTGTCCGCACTCGGGGAGCACTCAGGAGCGTTCACCACGGAATGGACCATCAGGGACACTGGAGGCAGTGAAGAGTCCTTCTCGGGGGCAATGGCACTATGGGTCGTCAAAGATACGGGTGCCGACATGTCCCACAACGATAAGAAGCTTTACAATGGGCCTGCCAAGTTTGAAGGGTTGCAGTTAGTGTTGGACAGTTCTGGTCCCTACGGTGACTCCCTGCGTGCACAGTTGAACGACGGTTCCGAGGAACTTACAAGTGAGTCCGTCTCCGAGCGACAGTTTGCCTCGTGTCTTCTGCAGTACCAGGGAGCGTCTGTTCCCTCCACGGTGAGGCTCAGTTATAATCCTGCAGATGGGCACCTGCTGAAAGTACAAGTGGACAACAGAGTGTGCTTCCAGACGCGCAAAGTAAAGCTATGGGACGCCACATCTCAGGGACAATTGCGCCTAGGGGTCACCGCGGTGACCCCCAAGGACACCACTACAGGCGAGTCCCTTGAGCTTTTGAAGTGGCAGACTTTCCGTGGGATGATTGCACAGTCGTACATCCCGAACGCCAAAGCGATGGGACAACCTGCTGTCGTGCGGAAGACGATCAACTCGCAGACGGGCGAGGAGTCCGTGCGTCTGCGCGATATCCTCGAGACCAGGCACGGCGAAGTGAACAACTacgaactgttcaagaaactggaccGCCTCGAGGGCAAGATCCTTGCGAACGACCTGCTCCAGCTGGACTCCCGGCTGGACGAGATCGCAAGAGTCCAGGCAGCGGTCAGCGCGTACGTTGCTCACCTGCGGGACGTACTCGAGACCCGCCACGCGGGTGCCACACCTCCGACGGCAGACTTCTCGCAGTTCACTAAAGTCAACGAGAAACTGCTGCAGTTGCTCGAAGAGCAGGACAAGATCCGCACGCTCGCGAAGCAGCACGAGGGCGGGGCCGTGACGAACGTGCACACTACCCTCGCAGCCTGGCTTGTCCCCTTCGCCGCGATCATGCTGGGACTCGCGTACTACACGTTCACGATCCGCCAGGAGATCGCCAAAGGCAAGATGCTGTGA
- the SIC1 gene encoding cyclin-dependent protein serine/threonine kinase inhibiting protein SIC1 (similar to Saccharomyces cerevisiae SIC1 (YLR079W); ancestral locus Anc_8.5), with translation MNPATPPRSRSSVKGREPAESRFGSGNGESQTLPPLPKKLGVPPETPQKSVLSGAPVTPSTVHHLNRAPVSLKYHNGAGDLLAPPSQLRSPEFSPMRRTSIGENKSASRVLFPHSLQLDAEADDSEEELLLPASPCKKKLQKTVPGTPSHKVVSFEQAREWCEPQIRSDSDDDEDNTEHIVTATRPANPFMTSSGTTAAERRRRQDALLSENPRLRDTVTYVDKHGNTIKERRLTPAETQQFQPRALFQEELREQQQQRDGDDSI, from the coding sequence ATGAACCCTGCTACACCTCCACGGTCGAGGAGTTCGGTGAAGGGTCGCGAGCCAGCGGAGTCCCGGTTCGGGTCTGGCAATGGGGAGTCGCAGACGCTTCCACCACTGCCCAAAAAGTTGGGAGTGCCTCCTGAGACGCCGCAGAAGTCGGTACTGTCCGGGGCACCAGTGACTCCCTCGACAGTGCACCACCTGAACCGTGCGCCCGTGAGTTTGAAGTACCACAACGGTGCTGGTGACCTGCTGGCACCGCCATCACAGCTGCGGTCGCCGGAATTCTCACCCATGCGCAGAACGTCCATCGGGGAGAACAAGTCTGCCAGCAGAGTGCTCTTCCCACACAGTTTGCAACTAGACGCAGAGGCAGACGATTCTGAAGAGGAACTGTTGCTGCCGGCATCGCCCTGCAAGAAGAAACTACAGAAGACTGTCCCGGGGACACCGTCGCATAAGGTAGTGTCCTTCGAGCAGGCCCGGGAGTGGTGCGAACCGCAGATCCGCAGCgacagcgacgacgacgaggataaCACAGAGCATATAGTGACGGCGACACGACCCGCAAACCCGTTCATGACCAGTAGTGGGACCACCGCAGCGGAGAGAAGACGCAGGCAGGACGCTCTCCTCAGCGAGAACCCGCGGTTGCGAGACACAGTAACGTACGTCGACAAGCACGGCAATACAATCAAGGAGAGGCGGCTCACGCCAGCAGAGACACAGCAGTTCCAACCCAGAGCGCTcttccaagaagaactgcgagagcagcagcagcagcgggaCGGGGACGACTCTATATAA
- the BOS1 gene encoding Bos1p (similar to Saccharomyces cerevisiae BOS1 (YLR078C); ancestral locus Anc_8.6) gives MNAIYSHAVKQKSALQKDLARFEADPLGAPISLQGTIAATLVALEKTVRQFREYLVAHSGAPQDEKFEARLVGLQRDLDEFTKRFKALKLQYNDSQQQQRTQLFGKGASTANENPFMDETALNKRGGAGSSQQQQRQEPLPLYQGLEKENSIFQRGNTQLDYILEMGQASLHDIIDQNEILERMQSTMSKSLRTLHVSESTIQSINSRLFKDKLIFWIALILMFTGMYFVYKWFH, from the coding sequence ATGAACGCCATCTACAGCCATGCCGTGAAGCAGAAGAGCGCACTGCAGAAGGACCTCGCGCGGTTCGAGGCGGACCCGCTTGGGGCTCCGATCTCGCTGCAGGGCACGATCGCAGCGACGCTTGTCGCGCTGGAGAAGACCGTACGGCAGTTCAGGGAGTACCTCGTGGCACACTCTGGTGCCCCCCAAGACGAGAAGTTCGAGGCCCGGCTCGTTGGGTTGCAGAGAGACCTTGACGAGTTCACGAAGCGGTTCAAAGCGCTGAAGTTGCAGTACAACGACtcgcagcaacagcagcgcACACAGTTGTTTGGCAAGGGAGCCTCCACGGCGAATGAGAACCCGTTCATGGACGAGACCGCTCTGAACAAGCGCGGCGGTGCTGGTTCCtcacaacaacaacagcggCAGGAACCGCTGCCCCTCTACCAGGGACTTGAGAAGGAGAACTCTATTTTCCAGCGCGGGAACACGCAGTTGGACTACATATTGGAGATGGGCCAGGCATCGCTGCACGATATAATCGACCAGAACGAGATACTCGAGCGGATGCAGTCCACCATGTCCAAGAGCCTGCGAACGCTGCACGTCTCGGAGTCCACCATACAGTCGATCAACAGCCGcctcttcaaagataaACTCATCTTCTGGATAGCTCTCATCCTCATGTTTACAGGGATGTACTTCGTGTACAAGTGGTTCCATTAG